Proteins found in one Magnolia sinica isolate HGM2019 chromosome 5, MsV1, whole genome shotgun sequence genomic segment:
- the LOC131246182 gene encoding uncharacterized protein LOC131246182 isoform X1, with translation MQRGRGGRGNFFDFGDPFASFGSFGDHKSIMSSFFGKDPFDDPFFSRPFGSMFGPSMLGPSIFGEGGSLFMDSPNSGFLEHQALPPSKSTRPIIQELSSDDEGEDRRGKDGKGNSRSSDEPFVQHPDEETEACDVKCYLQMALKKLRLELHLAERSKHMQCRNEYNRAQRTRPQSQTFSFQSSSVTYGGANGAYYTSSKTRRTGSDGMTLEESKEADTTTGRASHRISRGIHDKGHSVTRKLKSDGKVDTVQTLHNLNGDELAGFEEAWKVNAKKHLPGWNHEFDMLNSGHEDNIGNSGGRRDGRASQGWALPSTESPPNRERIRSQGNARANSSSRRA, from the exons ATGCAGAGGGGTAGAGGTGGCAGAGGCAACTTCTTTGATTTTGGGGATCCATTTGCTAGTTTTGGCAGTTTTGGGGATCACAAAAGCATCATGTCTAGCTTCTTCGGGAAGGACCCATTTGATGACCCTTTTTTCAGTCGCCCCTTCGGAAGCATGTTTGGCCCTAGCATGCTGGGACCCAGCATTTTTGGTGAAGGTGGGAGCCTTTTCATGGATTCTCCCAACTCTGGTTTCCTGGAGCACCAAGCTCTGCCACCCAGTAAATCGACCAGACCGATAATACAGGAGTTATCCTCTGATGATGAAGGTGAAGACAGGAGGGGTAAGGATGGGAAGGGTAATTCCAGGTCCAGTGATGAGCCATTTGTTCAACACCCGGATGAAGAAACTGAAG CTTGCGACGTGAAATGTTACTTGCAAATGGCCTTAAAAAAACTGCGATTGGAGTTGCATCTTGCAGAGAGAAGTAAGCATATGCAGTGTAGGAATGAATATAACAGGGCACAGAGAACACGGCCGCAGAGCCAGACCTTCAGCTTTCAGAGCTCCAGTGTGACTTATGGTGGTGCCAATGGGGCATATTATACTTCATCCAAAACCAGGAGGACGGGTAGTGATGGA ATGACTTTGGAAGAGAGCAAAGAGGCAGATACAACTACTGGTAGAGCAAGTCACAGAATCTCTAGAGGAATTCATGACAAG GGTCACTCCGTCACAAGGAAGCTTAAATCAGATGGGAAAGTGGACACTGTCCAGACACTGCACAATCTGAACGGAG ATGAGCTTGCTGGTTTTGAAGAGGCATGGAAGGTGAATGCAAAAAAGCACTTGCCTGGATGGAACCACGAATTCGACATGCTCAACAGTGGCCACGAAG acaatataggaaatagtggtggtaGGCGGGATGGACGGGCATCACAAGGATGGGCACTTCCATCAACAGAGTCGCCACCGAACCGAGAGAGGATAAGATCTCAAGGTAATGCTCGGGCCAACTCTTCTTCGAGGAGAGCGTAA
- the LOC131246182 gene encoding uncharacterized protein LOC131246182 isoform X2, which translates to MQRGRGGRGNFFDFGDPFASFGSFGDHKSIMSSFFGKDPFDDPFFSRPFGSMFGPSMLGPSIFGEGGSLFMDSPNSGFLEHQALPPSKSTRPIIQELSSDDEGEDRRGKDGKGNSRSSDEPFVQHPDEETEACDVKCYLQMALKKLRLELHLAERSKHMQCRNEYNRAQRTRPQSQTFSFQSSSVTYGGANGAYYTSSKTRRTGSDGMTLEESKEADTTTGRASHRISRGIHDKGHSVTRKLKSDGKVDTVQTLHNLNGDELAGFEEAWKVNAKKHLPGWNHEFDMLNSGHEGNSGGRRDGRASQGWALPSTESPPNRERIRSQGNARANSSSRRA; encoded by the exons ATGCAGAGGGGTAGAGGTGGCAGAGGCAACTTCTTTGATTTTGGGGATCCATTTGCTAGTTTTGGCAGTTTTGGGGATCACAAAAGCATCATGTCTAGCTTCTTCGGGAAGGACCCATTTGATGACCCTTTTTTCAGTCGCCCCTTCGGAAGCATGTTTGGCCCTAGCATGCTGGGACCCAGCATTTTTGGTGAAGGTGGGAGCCTTTTCATGGATTCTCCCAACTCTGGTTTCCTGGAGCACCAAGCTCTGCCACCCAGTAAATCGACCAGACCGATAATACAGGAGTTATCCTCTGATGATGAAGGTGAAGACAGGAGGGGTAAGGATGGGAAGGGTAATTCCAGGTCCAGTGATGAGCCATTTGTTCAACACCCGGATGAAGAAACTGAAG CTTGCGACGTGAAATGTTACTTGCAAATGGCCTTAAAAAAACTGCGATTGGAGTTGCATCTTGCAGAGAGAAGTAAGCATATGCAGTGTAGGAATGAATATAACAGGGCACAGAGAACACGGCCGCAGAGCCAGACCTTCAGCTTTCAGAGCTCCAGTGTGACTTATGGTGGTGCCAATGGGGCATATTATACTTCATCCAAAACCAGGAGGACGGGTAGTGATGGA ATGACTTTGGAAGAGAGCAAAGAGGCAGATACAACTACTGGTAGAGCAAGTCACAGAATCTCTAGAGGAATTCATGACAAG GGTCACTCCGTCACAAGGAAGCTTAAATCAGATGGGAAAGTGGACACTGTCCAGACACTGCACAATCTGAACGGAG ATGAGCTTGCTGGTTTTGAAGAGGCATGGAAGGTGAATGCAAAAAAGCACTTGCCTGGATGGAACCACGAATTCGACATGCTCAACAGTGGCCACGAAG gaaatagtggtggtaGGCGGGATGGACGGGCATCACAAGGATGGGCACTTCCATCAACAGAGTCGCCACCGAACCGAGAGAGGATAAGATCTCAAGGTAATGCTCGGGCCAACTCTTCTTCGAGGAGAGCGTAA
- the LOC131246182 gene encoding uncharacterized protein LOC131246182 isoform X3, protein MQRGRGGRGNFFDFGDPFASFGSFGDHKSIMSSFFGKDPFDDPFFSRPFGSMFGPSMLGPSIFGEGGSLFMDSPNSGFLEHQALPPSKSTRPIIQELSSDDEGEDRRGKDGKGNSRSSDEPFVQHPDEETEERSKHMQCRNEYNRAQRTRPQSQTFSFQSSSVTYGGANGAYYTSSKTRRTGSDGMTLEESKEADTTTGRASHRISRGIHDKGHSVTRKLKSDGKVDTVQTLHNLNGDELAGFEEAWKVNAKKHLPGWNHEFDMLNSGHEDNIGNSGGRRDGRASQGWALPSTESPPNRERIRSQGNARANSSSRRA, encoded by the exons ATGCAGAGGGGTAGAGGTGGCAGAGGCAACTTCTTTGATTTTGGGGATCCATTTGCTAGTTTTGGCAGTTTTGGGGATCACAAAAGCATCATGTCTAGCTTCTTCGGGAAGGACCCATTTGATGACCCTTTTTTCAGTCGCCCCTTCGGAAGCATGTTTGGCCCTAGCATGCTGGGACCCAGCATTTTTGGTGAAGGTGGGAGCCTTTTCATGGATTCTCCCAACTCTGGTTTCCTGGAGCACCAAGCTCTGCCACCCAGTAAATCGACCAGACCGATAATACAGGAGTTATCCTCTGATGATGAAGGTGAAGACAGGAGGGGTAAGGATGGGAAGGGTAATTCCAGGTCCAGTGATGAGCCATTTGTTCAACACCCGGATGAAGAAACTGAAG AGAGAAGTAAGCATATGCAGTGTAGGAATGAATATAACAGGGCACAGAGAACACGGCCGCAGAGCCAGACCTTCAGCTTTCAGAGCTCCAGTGTGACTTATGGTGGTGCCAATGGGGCATATTATACTTCATCCAAAACCAGGAGGACGGGTAGTGATGGA ATGACTTTGGAAGAGAGCAAAGAGGCAGATACAACTACTGGTAGAGCAAGTCACAGAATCTCTAGAGGAATTCATGACAAG GGTCACTCCGTCACAAGGAAGCTTAAATCAGATGGGAAAGTGGACACTGTCCAGACACTGCACAATCTGAACGGAG ATGAGCTTGCTGGTTTTGAAGAGGCATGGAAGGTGAATGCAAAAAAGCACTTGCCTGGATGGAACCACGAATTCGACATGCTCAACAGTGGCCACGAAG acaatataggaaatagtggtggtaGGCGGGATGGACGGGCATCACAAGGATGGGCACTTCCATCAACAGAGTCGCCACCGAACCGAGAGAGGATAAGATCTCAAGGTAATGCTCGGGCCAACTCTTCTTCGAGGAGAGCGTAA